One part of the Treponema sp. OMZ 787 genome encodes these proteins:
- a CDS encoding tetratricopeptide repeat protein, with amino-acid sequence MAKSVSGLINEAVEAGKKRDYKTSILILEKLAAEGLAEVSSPFYAEKKGHPEIYLYLSRAWAAVNNYGRSIVYGKAYIKRCSADSASCNADLPMGFFFLGRSYLAAGQYDKAVYCLEKSLKLNPHPLETRAMLGSAYLKWKKPRLARETFEETLKFAPSDAKLNAGYLNSLFVEGVYELRGGNANMARQMFSFAIKNGIDGVAPRLYLAHALKMEGYLPEALCQYEAACKFEPDDPALKWYPAMIKMQLGDAAGAAEDFAKLGIELPDDGISDRFFAMGVIKKHMERGDYSRAAVAARIFIKSFGSDAEIRLLAAEAQRSMGNTNTALGHYKCAIEHEPENPYPHYGIMLSLQEAYRWEELSSAILRAEASGVCDAEDIYYYKIITAAHIDNPPEEVLPHLQSLIQNGKADSVIFNAMGCCYIKLNMPDLALGWYQRSLSINEKDEEAKIGVIASYENLQLNKEADEAYQAYLKEWEKNIYIRRDYVLFLEKCERWEDAGNQLEILMSQGEKVNFDPELALFRRKAGQYQKAAILYRKMLRAKPEERLLLHNLVFCLDKMGQTKIALDLLKAAEKMFGIKTDSLLIKGILQMRLKKKEDAIKTFQYILEKEPKNKHAAEFLEKAYGK; translated from the coding sequence ATGGCTAAGTCTGTAAGCGGGTTAATAAATGAAGCTGTTGAAGCCGGAAAAAAACGCGATTATAAGACTTCAATTTTAATTTTAGAAAAATTAGCTGCAGAAGGCTTAGCCGAAGTATCTTCTCCCTTTTACGCCGAAAAAAAGGGACATCCCGAAATATATTTATACCTATCAAGGGCTTGGGCTGCCGTAAACAATTACGGCAGATCCATAGTCTATGGAAAAGCCTACATTAAAAGATGTTCAGCCGATTCGGCCTCCTGTAATGCGGATTTGCCCATGGGCTTCTTTTTTTTGGGCCGATCCTATTTGGCTGCAGGACAGTATGACAAGGCTGTTTATTGCCTTGAAAAAAGCTTAAAACTCAACCCACATCCTCTTGAAACGAGGGCAATGCTGGGCTCGGCCTATTTAAAATGGAAAAAACCGAGGCTTGCCAGAGAAACATTTGAAGAAACCTTAAAATTTGCTCCTTCCGATGCAAAGCTGAATGCCGGATATTTAAACTCTCTTTTTGTTGAGGGTGTCTATGAATTAAGAGGCGGCAACGCAAATATGGCCCGCCAAATGTTCAGCTTTGCAATAAAAAACGGAATAGACGGGGTGGCTCCGCGCCTTTATCTTGCACACGCCCTAAAAATGGAAGGCTATCTTCCCGAAGCTCTATGTCAGTACGAGGCTGCCTGCAAGTTTGAACCCGATGATCCTGCCCTAAAATGGTACCCTGCAATGATAAAGATGCAGCTGGGCGATGCTGCCGGAGCCGCCGAAGACTTTGCAAAGCTGGGAATTGAGCTTCCCGATGACGGAATCTCTGACCGCTTTTTTGCCATGGGCGTTATCAAAAAGCACATGGAGCGGGGCGACTATTCCAGGGCTGCGGTTGCTGCCCGCATCTTTATAAAAAGTTTTGGAAGCGATGCGGAAATTAGGCTTCTTGCTGCAGAAGCTCAGCGTTCTATGGGCAACACCAACACGGCCTTAGGCCATTATAAATGTGCAATCGAACACGAACCTGAAAACCCTTATCCGCATTACGGCATAATGCTTTCTCTCCAAGAAGCATACCGCTGGGAAGAGCTTAGTTCCGCAATCCTGCGGGCCGAAGCAAGCGGAGTTTGCGATGCGGAAGATATTTATTATTATAAAATAATTACCGCCGCCCATATCGATAATCCGCCCGAAGAGGTTTTACCGCATCTTCAATCTCTTATTCAAAACGGAAAAGCCGATTCGGTCATCTTTAATGCTATGGGCTGCTGCTACATAAAGCTTAATATGCCAGACCTTGCCCTCGGTTGGTATCAAAGGTCTTTAAGCATCAACGAAAAAGATGAGGAAGCTAAAATAGGAGTTATCGCTTCTTACGAAAATTTGCAATTAAATAAAGAAGCCGATGAAGCCTATCAAGCCTATCTAAAAGAATGGGAAAAGAACATTTACATAAGGCGGGACTATGTTTTATTTTTGGAAAAATGCGAACGTTGGGAAGATGCCGGCAACCAACTTGAAATTTTGATGAGTCAGGGCGAAAAAGTTAATTTTGATCCTGAGCTTGCCTTGTTCCGGCGAAAAGCCGGGCAGTACCAAAAAGCCGCTATCCTATATAGAAAGATGCTTAGGGCAAAACCTGAAGAAAGGCTTTTATTACACAATCTTGTATTCTGCCTTGATAAGATGGGACAAACAAAGATTGCCCTCGACCTATTAAAAGCTGCCGAAAAAATGTTCGGTATTAAAACCGATTCTCTGCTTATCAAGGG
- the pta gene encoding phosphate acetyltransferase → MSFVDEMKTKAKEYANRLVLPEGTEERTLKAARSIVDEKLVSELFLIGSDEAVSAAASKAGVKLDGIKVIDPKKSEWLDSFAESYYEKRKAKGMTLEQAKIDMSAELGFAAMMLVQDKADAMVAGALNTTADVLRAGLKVIGTLPGMKTASSCFLMDTKNPKLGANGVFIFSDCAVIPTPSSEQLADIACSAAMSCRTFAGVEPIVAMLSFSTKGSGGDKDENILRVREAVKILEERKPDFVFDGEIQLDCAIVPSVMQKKAADSPVKGQANTLIFPDLGAGNIGYKLVQRIAGAEALGPFLQGFAKPISDLSRGCSIDDIITTSAVTLVQAGRK, encoded by the coding sequence ATGAGTTTTGTAGACGAAATGAAAACAAAGGCAAAAGAATATGCTAACCGCCTTGTTTTGCCTGAGGGTACTGAAGAAAGGACTCTTAAAGCAGCCCGATCTATCGTAGATGAAAAATTGGTATCGGAACTTTTTTTAATCGGTTCCGATGAGGCTGTTTCTGCTGCCGCTTCTAAGGCAGGAGTAAAGCTCGACGGGATTAAGGTAATTGATCCTAAAAAATCCGAATGGCTTGATTCCTTTGCCGAAAGCTATTACGAAAAAAGAAAGGCCAAGGGCATGACCCTCGAACAGGCTAAAATAGATATGAGTGCAGAACTCGGCTTTGCCGCAATGATGCTCGTTCAAGATAAGGCAGATGCAATGGTTGCAGGAGCCTTAAACACAACAGCTGATGTTCTCCGTGCAGGCTTAAAGGTTATCGGAACTCTTCCCGGAATGAAAACCGCTTCTTCATGTTTTTTGATGGATACAAAAAATCCCAAACTCGGAGCAAACGGAGTCTTTATCTTTTCGGACTGTGCCGTAATTCCTACTCCCAGCTCGGAACAGCTGGCCGACATTGCCTGCTCTGCTGCCATGAGCTGTAGAACCTTTGCAGGAGTTGAGCCCATTGTTGCCATGCTCTCCTTTTCTACAAAGGGCTCAGGAGGGGACAAGGATGAAAATATTTTACGCGTCCGCGAAGCCGTAAAAATCTTAGAGGAAAGAAAGCCCGACTTTGTCTTTGACGGAGAAATTCAGTTGGACTGTGCTATAGTTCCTTCCGTTATGCAAAAGAAGGCCGCCGATTCTCCCGTCAAGGGACAGGCCAATACCCTGATCTTCCCTGACCTTGGAGCCGGAAACATCGGATACAAACTGGTACAAAGAATTGCCGGAGCAGAGGCCCTCGGTCCCTTCCTCCAGGGCTTTGCAAAACCAATATCCGACCTTTCCAGAGGCTGTTCGATAGATGACATAATCACCACCTCGGCTGTAACCTTGGTTCAAGCCGGAAGAAAATAA
- a CDS encoding SLBB domain-containing protein, which translates to MKKTRFIIAFILIIHLAVFSQDASLQFKAVDEVLSAEIAMSNPNYLVSAGDVYELAFVLRDKPVSVKLIIDISYNVKILNLATISVNGLTYTQFKKRVEDIIRQNYPLSGVQLIMIKPAVFTVAVKGEVISSGEVRVSSLTRLSSVVKNFFTTYSSSRNIQVISVEGNKKEYDLFQASRNGDFSQNPFLRPGDTVVIQRVERRVTISGSVERPGVYELLENENLKDLIEIYAGGLKEFTDISKITVTRNNKTEDFPVGSFFKIENKESIAPFKLNNNDIVHIPNEMEFKSSIILDAGSGITHIPFTEGADLVSVVRSYRGKFSPLSDTKNAYLMRNGEKVYTNFNRIFYDIDYNELIVLERGDVIVVPVLQQTVIVIGAVLRPGAYPYVPGKTYEYYIALAGGFDLQRNAISSVKIKDVSGKKANKKDYVLPGSIITASSNAFLYNAMPYLTFISSVLGIIATTIGLVFTLRGK; encoded by the coding sequence ATGAAAAAAACTAGATTTATAATTGCTTTTATTTTGATTATTCATCTTGCTGTTTTTTCACAGGATGCATCATTACAATTTAAAGCTGTGGATGAAGTTTTAAGTGCAGAGATAGCAATGTCTAATCCTAATTACTTGGTATCTGCAGGAGACGTATATGAACTTGCTTTTGTTTTGCGTGATAAGCCTGTTTCGGTTAAGCTTATAATAGACATCTCCTACAATGTAAAGATTTTGAATCTTGCAACTATTTCTGTAAATGGTCTAACTTATACTCAATTTAAGAAACGAGTCGAGGATATTATAAGGCAGAATTATCCTTTAAGCGGTGTTCAGCTTATTATGATAAAACCTGCAGTTTTTACTGTTGCCGTAAAGGGCGAAGTCATATCTTCTGGGGAGGTTAGAGTATCATCTTTAACAAGGCTCTCGTCTGTTGTTAAAAATTTTTTTACAACTTACTCTTCCAGCCGAAATATTCAAGTCATATCTGTAGAAGGAAATAAGAAAGAATATGATCTTTTTCAAGCCTCACGTAATGGTGATTTTTCTCAAAATCCTTTTTTGCGGCCAGGAGATACAGTTGTTATTCAAAGAGTTGAGCGTAGGGTAACGATAAGCGGCAGTGTTGAACGGCCTGGGGTCTATGAACTGTTAGAAAATGAAAATTTAAAAGATCTTATTGAGATTTATGCCGGAGGTCTAAAAGAGTTTACGGATATATCTAAAATTACTGTAACTAGAAATAATAAAACAGAAGATTTCCCTGTAGGAAGTTTTTTCAAAATAGAAAATAAAGAAAGCATAGCACCATTTAAACTTAATAATAATGATATTGTACATATTCCTAATGAAATGGAATTTAAGTCATCTATCATATTGGATGCAGGATCGGGTATTACACATATTCCTTTTACAGAAGGGGCAGATTTAGTATCAGTTGTTAGGTCATATAGAGGTAAATTTTCACCGCTTTCGGATACAAAAAATGCTTATTTGATGCGAAATGGTGAAAAAGTATATACTAATTTTAATAGAATTTTTTATGACATAGATTATAATGAATTAATAGTGTTGGAACGAGGCGATGTAATTGTAGTACCGGTATTGCAACAAACTGTAATCGTCATAGGAGCCGTTCTTAGGCCCGGTGCTTATCCATATGTTCCAGGAAAGACATATGAGTATTATATAGCTTTGGCTGGCGGTTTTGATTTACAGAGAAATGCTATATCATCAGTAAAAATTAAAGATGTTTCAGGTAAAAAAGCCAATAAAAAAGATTATGTTCTCCCCGGTTCAATAATAACGGCAAGCTCCAATGCTTTTTTATATAATGCAATGCCCTATTTAACATTTATTTCAAGCGTATTAGGAATAATAGCTACCACTATTGGCCTTGTGTTTACATTAAGAGGAAAATAA